A window from Malania oleifera isolate guangnan ecotype guangnan chromosome 7, ASM2987363v1, whole genome shotgun sequence encodes these proteins:
- the LOC131160122 gene encoding exocyst complex component SEC15A, producing the protein MNAKPKRRTVTENGDAGEDLLLATSVGNRMDLGPTVRHAFEAGQPDALLQQLKNVVKKKEVEIEELCKTHYEEFILAVDELRGVLVDAEELKGELSNDNFNLQEVGSALLLRIEELIEYYSIQKNVTEAIKMSRNCIQVLELCLKCNNHISEHQFYPALRTVDLIEGKYLQNIPIQALQVMIQKRILVIKSHIERKVCSEFNEWLVHIRSSAKDIGQTAIGHAASARQRDKEMLALQKEAEESNYFGLADVAFALDVEEIDEESVLKFDLTPLYRAYHIHTCLGIQEQFCEHYFKNRLLQLNSDLQISSTQPFLEYYQTFLAQIVGYFMVEDRVLRTAGGLLSGNQVATMWETAVAKVTAVLEEQFSNIDSVAHLVAVKDYVTLLGVTLRRHGYEVGPLLEVLDGSRDKYHELLLEDCQQRIADVIAKDTYEQVVMRKDTDYNTSVKAFHLQTSDIMPAFPYVAPFSSMVPDICHIVRSFINASVDYLSYGGNMNFYDFVKKYLDKLLIDVLNDVMLKMIHNDSIGVSQAMRIAANIGVLERACDFFLQHAAQQCGILGRSVERPQASLAAKVVLKTSRDAAYVTLLNLVNSKLGVCMALAENVNWTSDEIPVNGNEYVNEVVIYLDTIICTAQQILPSDALYKLGSGAFEHISNTIIAAFLSDGVKRFNVNAVMGINNDLKIIESFADERFHSTGLTEIYPEGSFRGCLMEARQLVNLLLSTQPESFLNPVIREKNYGTLDYKKLQFICAKYKDSPDGLFGSLSNRNTKQNARKKSMDMLKRRLRDFN; encoded by the coding sequence ATGAATGCAAAACCCAAGAGGAGAACTGTAACAGAAAATGGGGATGCGGGAGAGGACTTGCTCCTTGCAACTTCTGTTGGGAATAGAATGGATCTAGGCCCAACTGTGAGACATGCTTTTGAAGCAGGGCAGCCTGATGCCCTTCTTCAACAGCTTAAGAATgttgtgaagaagaaggaagtTGAAATTGAGGAGCTATGCAAGACCCACTATGAGGAATTCATTCTAGCTGTTGATGAGCTCCGTGGTGTCCTGGTTGATGCTGAAGAGCTGAAAGGTGAGCTTTCGAATGATAATTTTAATTTGCAGGAGGTTGGGAGTGCACTTTTGTTAAGAATCGAGGAGCTCATTGAGTATTATTCTATCCAAAAGAATGTGACTGAAGCCATAAAGATGTCAAGGAACTGCATTCAGGTGTTAGAACTTTGTCTGAAGTGTAATAATCACATATCTGAGCATCAGTTTTATCCTGCTTTGAGAACTGTGGATCTGATTGAGGGAAAGTACTTGCAGAACATCCCCATTCAGGCACTCCAAGTGATGATACAAAAGCGGATACTAGTAATCAAATCACATATTGAGAGGAAAGTATGTTCTGAATTTAATGAATGGCTAGTTCACATAAGGAGCAGTGCAAAAGATATTGGACAAACGGCAATTGGACATGCTGCATCAGCCCGTCAAAGGGACAAAGAAATGTTGGCCCTTCAAAAGGAAGCTGAGGAGAGTAACTATTTTGGTTTAGCAGATGTTGCATTTGCTTTAGATGTTGAGGAAATTGATGAAGAATCTGTTCTCAAATTTGACCTCACACCTCTTTATCGGGCATATCACATTCACACTTGCCTTGGAATCCAAGAGCAGTTTTGTGAACATTACTTTAAGAATCGGTTATTGCAGCTCAACTCAGACTTGCAGATCTCGTCTACACAACCTTTTCTTGAATATTATCAAACTTTTTTGGCTCAAATTGTTGGTTATTTTATGGTGGAGGATCGGGTCTTGAGGACTGCTGGGGGTTTGTTGTCAGGTAATCAGGTTGCAACAATGTGGGAAACGGCTGTAGCTAAAGTGACAGCTGTTTTGGAAGAACAGTTTTCCAATATAGATTCTGTGGCCCATCTTGTTGCTGTCAAGGATTATGTCACCCTTCTCGGGGTGACTCTTCGACGGCATGGATATGAAGTAGGTCCACTTCTTGAAGTTCTTGACGGTAGTCGAGACAAATACCATGAGCTTCTTTTGGAAGACTGTCAACAACGAATTGCTGATGTTATTGCCAAAGACACCTATGAACAGGTGGTAATGAGAAAGGATACAGACTATAATACAAGTGTCAAGGCGTTTCATCTCCAAACTTCAGATATAATGCCAGCCTTTCCATATGTTGCACCATTTTCCTCAATGGTACCTGATATCTGCCATATTGTTAGATCATTCATCAATGCGTCAGTTGATTATTTGTCATATGGAggaaatatgaatttttatgattttgtGAAGAAGTATTTGGATAAGCTGTTGATTGATGTCCTAAATGATGTTATGCTTAAAATGATTCACAATGACAGCATTGGTGTATCTCAAGCTATGCGGATTGCTGCAAACATTGGTGTTCTTGAAAGAGCTTGTGATTTTTTTCTTCAACATGCAGCCCAACAATGTGGGATCCTGGGCCGGTCGGTTGAGAGGCCTCAAGCCAGTTTAGCAGCCAAAGTGGTTCTGAAAACTTCAAGGGACGCAGCCTATGTTACTTTACTGAATTTGGTGAACTCCAAGTTAGGTGTGTGTATGGCACTTGCAGAAAATGTCAATTGGACTTCAGATGAAATACCTGTGAATGGAAATGAGTATGTAAATGAAGTGGTTATTTACCTTGACACCATTATATGCACAGCACAGCAAATTTTACCTTCAGATGCTTTGTACAAGCTTGGGAGTGGAGCTTTTGAGCATATTTCCAACACTATTATAGCAGCTTTTCTTAGTGATGGGGTGAAGAGGTTCAATGTTAATGCAGTCATGGGCATCAACAATGATTTAAAGATAATAGAATCTTTTGCTGATGAGAGGTTTCATAGTACTGGTCTAACTGAAATATACCCTGAAGGTAGTTTCAGAGGCTGCTTAATGGAAGCACGGCAATTGGTAAATCTGCTCTTGAGCACTCAGCCAGAGAGCTTCTTGAATCCTGTAATAAGGGAGAAAAATTACGGCACTTTGGATTACAAGAAGTTGCAATTTATATGTGCGAAATACAAGGATTCCCCAGATGGGCTGTTCGGAAGCCTTTCCAACAGAAATACGAAGCAAAATGCTCGAAAAAAGTCAATGGATATGTTAAAGAGAAGACTGAGGGACTTTAATTAA